CGGCGGAGCCTTCGTCATCCAGGGCTGGATCACCGCGGGGCAGCTGACGACGGGCGCGCTGCTGGCGCAGATGATGATCGAGCCGGTCGGCATGGTCCTGCGCTGGTACGACGAACTCCAGGTGGCCCAGGTGTCGATCGCGCGGCTCGTCGGCGTCCGGGAGATCGAACCGGAGGCAGCCGATGCGAAGCGGTTCCCGGACGGCCGGGACGTCCATGCCGACGGCGTGAGCTTCGGCTACCGCGCGGGCGTCGATGTGCTCCGGGAGGTCTCGCTGCGGGTCCGTCCGGGGACCCGGCTGGCGCTGGTCGGACCGTCCGGCGCGGGCAAGTCGACACTGGGCCGGCTCCTGGCGGGCATCTACGGTCCCCGGGTCGGCAGCGTCACCCTGGGCGGGGCCGAGCTCTCCGCGATGCCGGCCGAGCGGATCCGCGAACAGGTGGCCCTGGTCAACCAGGAACACCACGTCTTCGTCGGCTCGCTCCGCGACAACCTCCTGCTGGCGCGCAGCGGTGCGGACGATGCCGAGCTGTGGGCGGCGCTCGGCGCGGTGGACGCCGACCACTGGGCGCGGGCGCTGGGCAAGGGACTGGACACCGAGGTGGGCTCGGGCGGCCACACGCTGACGCCCGCTCAGGCTCAGCAGATCGCACTGGCCCGGCTGGTGCTCGCCGATCCGCACACCCTGGTGCTGGACGAGGCGACGTCCCTGCTCGACCCGCGGGCGGCCCGTCATCTGGAGCGCTCGCTGGCCCGGGTGCTGGACGGCCGCACGGTCGTGGCGATCGCCCACCGGCTGCACACCGCCCATGACGCCGATGTGATCGCGGTCGTCGAGGACGGCCGGATCAGCGAACTGGGCAGCCACGACGAACTGGTCTCCGCAAACGGCGCGTACGCCGCCCTCTGGCGGTCTTGGCATGGCTGAGGCTGCGCGTGCTGGTGGGGTCGGTAGGGCGGGGCTCGCGCGCTCCGGGGGGCTCGGTACGGCTGAGCCTGCGCGCTCTGGCGGGGGCGGTACGACTGGGCCCGCGCACTCTGGCAGGCCTGGCGTGACCAAGCCCGCGCTCGGACGGTTCTGGCGCGGCTGAGGCGCGCTCTGGCGGCCGGCGGGGCTGAGCTGGGGGCGGGGCGAGGGGGGCGGGTTGGCTGCGGGGGTTTGGGGGAACCTGCGCGTGGGACCTGGGGAACTTCAGACGTAACGTCTGGGGTCCGGCCTTCCCACGCGGGGCCCGGGGTTCTGCCTGCGCACGCGGGGCGTGGGCTCCGTGCAGGCGAGGGCCCGGGGGGCCTGCTGCACAGTCAGGCCCGGGTTGGGCCTGCACGCTCGGGCATGGACGTCCTGCACCCACGCGGGCCTGCGCCCTGCTCGCGCAACGGTCCTGGGGCCCTGCTCTGGCGGGGCATGGACGACATGCGCACACAGCGTCCTGGGCCTTGCGCAGGCACGACCGGTCTGGGGCAGTCCCTGCTCATGCGGAGCCTGAGGCCTGTTCAAAGGCAGCGGCCCCCAGACGTGGCGGGCGCAGGAGCGCCAACCGGCCGGGGGCGGGACGCCGTACCGTCGTCGCGGGGCGGCCCCCGCCGGGCAGGTCAGGCCACTGCCCGGGGGGAAGCGTGACGTCACGGGACTGGCCGGGGCGCCCGACGCCAGACACAGAGCTCCCAGCGTCAGCCCCCGGCATCAACCGCCGCCACCAGCTCCCGGCGACCGGTCCTCGCGCGTCAGATGTAACCGAGCGCGCCCAGACCGCCAAGGCCACCCAGCACCATGAACACCGGCATCAGCACCTTCAACTCCACCCAGCTGCCGGCCTTGAAGCGCATGCCCT
This portion of the Streptomyces caniferus genome encodes:
- a CDS encoding ABC transporter ATP-binding protein — protein: MIGLAPPEHDPDAPQTLTTLPVGSPATVRSYVGGLIRRHRRAFTLLVVVNAAAVIASMAGPYLLGGVVEKLSAGSRDLQLERTVALFAAALAAQTVFVRMVRLRGAMLGERMLADLREDFLVRSVALPPGVLERAGTGDLLSRITTDIDRLSSAMREAVPQLSIGVVWVALLLGGLTVTAPPLALSALIALPLLIAGCRWYFRRAPSAYRSEAAGYAAVSAALTESVDAGRTIEAHRLGARRIALSERRVREWTQWERYTLFLRSVLFPVVDLTHVLLLGSVLLLGGAFVIQGWITAGQLTTGALLAQMMIEPVGMVLRWYDELQVAQVSIARLVGVREIEPEAADAKRFPDGRDVHADGVSFGYRAGVDVLREVSLRVRPGTRLALVGPSGAGKSTLGRLLAGIYGPRVGSVTLGGAELSAMPAERIREQVALVNQEHHVFVGSLRDNLLLARSGADDAELWAALGAVDADHWARALGKGLDTEVGSGGHTLTPAQAQQIALARLVLADPHTLVLDEATSLLDPRAARHLERSLARVLDGRTVVAIAHRLHTAHDADVIAVVEDGRISELGSHDELVSANGAYAALWRSWHG